The following coding sequences lie in one Spea bombifrons isolate aSpeBom1 chromosome 5, aSpeBom1.2.pri, whole genome shotgun sequence genomic window:
- the FZD6 gene encoding frizzled-6, which translates to MMRMIFSGIVFLGSLLPVVRSHSLFTCEPIVVPRCMGMTYNMTFFPNLMEHYDQHIAAVMMEPFLPLVNLQCSPEVHTFLCQAFFPTCSEPKHIVLPCRSLCETVYSECKQTIDTFGITWPAELECSRLEDCDNSGSIATGEIANPWGTHKPSEKIQRDYGFWCPRHLKTSQGTGYQFLGVNHCAPPCPNMYFQKSDLDFAKNFIGIISIICFCATLFTFLTFLIDVKRFRYPERPIIFYSVCYSIVSLMYFVGFLMGNNLSCNEADENLADGDTVVLGSQNKSCTVVFMLLYFCTMAGTIWWVMLTITWYLAAGQKWSCEAIEQKSMWFHSVAWGLPGILTVILLAMNKVEGDNISGVCFVGLYDRYVSSYFVLLPLCLCVFIGLSLLLAGIISLNNVRQVIQHDERNKQKLKKFMIRIGVFSGTYLVPLVILLGCYTYELVSRSSWEMTWVADHCQEYHIPCPHHLKKLTRPDLALFLTKYMMTLIVGISAIFWVGSRKTYSEWANFFNRSPKQDPVSESRRVLQESCEFFLKHNAKEKQKKKHKSASHQLKVISKSMGTSTGTKANHGVSAVAITSHDYLGQEANTDIVSNLDLSRMEEQEHGGGIVKDSGDHHREDSMQALLETPTQHADCNNMPGSDRGKSVSGSVHNLMEESLQAATDFAETHSNGERTSHQMDTNSCSPCVPAHPSYSKEKEDAIQSS; encoded by the exons ATGATGAGAATGATTTTCTCCGGGATTGTTTTCCTTGGCTCTTTGCTGCCCGTTGTGCGCAGTCACAGTTTGTTCACTTGTGAACCTATCGTTGTGCCCAGGTGTATGGGCATGACCTACAACATGACTTTCTTCCCCAACCTGATGGAACACTATGATCAACATATTGCAGCTGTAATGATGGAG CCGTTCCTTCCGCTCGTAAACCTTCAATGTTCCCCTGAGGTCCACACGTTTTTGTGCCAGGCCTTCTTCCCGACCTGCTCAGAACCCAAGCATATAGTGCTGCCGTGCCGGAGCCTGTGCGAAACCGTGTATTCCGAATGCAAGCAAACCATAGACACGTTCGGCATCACGTGGCCGGCGGAATTGGAGTGCAGCAG gctTGAAGACTGCGATAATTCAGGCTCCATCGCAACAGGGGAGATTGCCAATCCCTGGGGCACTCACAAGCCTTCAGAGAAGATTCAGAGGGATTATGGGTTTTGGTGCCCACGCCACTTGAAAACCTCCCAAGGCACAGGCTACCAGTTTTTGGGGGTTAATCACTGCGCACCGCCATGTCCCAACATGTACTTTCAAAAAAGTGATTTGGACTTTGCCAAAAATTTCATTGGCATTATTTCCATAATCTGCTTCTGTGCAACCCTTTTCACATTTCTTACTTTCCTCATTGATGTGAAAAGGTTCAGATACCCAGAGAGACCCATCATATTCTATTCTGTCTGTTACAGCATCGTGTCTCTCATGTACTTTGTTGGGTTCTTGATGGGAAACAATCTTTCTTGCAATGAAGCAGATGAAAACCTTGCAGATGGAGACACTGTTGTCCTTGGTTCCCAAAACAAGTCCTGTACTGTTGTCTTCatgcttctttatttttgcaCCATGGCTGGAACCATATGGTGGGTGATGCTCACCATAACATGGTATTTAGCTGCAGGTCAGAAGTGGAGCTGTGAAGCCATAGAGCAGAAGTCTATGTGGTTCCATTCGGTGGCTTGGGGCCTCCCAGGAATACTCACCGTCATACTTCTGGCCATGAACAAAGTGGAAGGAGACAATATAAGtggtgtttgttttgttggactGTATGACAGATATGTTTCTTCATACTTTGTGCTCTTACCCTTGTGCCTCTGTGTTTTCATTGGACTCTCTCTACTCCTGGCTGGAATTATTTCCTTAAATAATGTTCGCCAGGTCATCCAACACGATGAAAGGAACaaacaaaaactgaaaaaattcATGATTCGCATTGGAGTGTTCAGCGGTACATACTTGGTTCCTCTAGTCATTCTTCTGGGATGCTACACCTATGAGCTGGTATCTAGGAGCTCTTGGGAAATGACATGGGTCGCCGACCATTGCCAGGAATACCATATTCCATGTCCCCACCAT cTGAAGAAGTTGACTAGACCTGACCTTGccttatttttaacaaagtatATGATGACTTTGATTGTTGGAATCTCTGCTATCTTCTGGGTGGGAAGCAGGAAAACCTATTCAGAGTGGGCAAATTTCTTCAACCGCAGTCCCAAACAAGA ccCAGTGAGTGAGAGCAGGAGGGTCCTGCAAGAGTCCTGTGAGTTCTTCCTCAAGCACAATGCcaaagagaaacaaaagaaGAAGCACAAGTCTGCATCCCACCAACTGAAAGTTATATCCAAATCCATGGGTACCAGCACTGGTACCAAAGCCAATCACGGTGTGTCCGCTGTGGCAATCACCAGCCATGATTACCTGGGACAGGAGGCCAACACGGATATTGTAAGCAATTTGGACCTGTCGCGGATGGAGGAACAGGAGCATGGTGGTGGTATCGTGAAAGACAGTGGCGATCACCACAGAGAAGACTCCATGCAAGCCTTATTGGAGACCCCCACACAGCACGCAGACTGTAACAATATGCCGGGGAGTGACAGAGGAAAAAGCGTGTCTGGGAGTGTGCATAACCTGATGGAGGAAAG cttGCAGGCTGCCACTGATTTTGCAGAAACTCACTCAAATGGTGAAAGAACATCTCATCAGATGGATACAAATTCCTGTTCCCCCTGCGTGCCGGCTCATCCCAGCTACAgcaaagaaaaggaggatgCAATCCAAAGTTCTTGA